Proteins encoded in a region of the Eretmochelys imbricata isolate rEreImb1 chromosome 10, rEreImb1.hap1, whole genome shotgun sequence genome:
- the RPP25 gene encoding ribonuclease P protein subunit p25: protein MENFRKVKTSEQDSPLPFPDLPPGVVEMKVKEGSKIRNLMGFAMARMELKGTRQIVFSGCGRAVTKTITCVEIMKRKLGGLHQVTKVRYKTLLEVWENKDPQPDGQVENLTVHKNVPSICILLSKDPLDPNEMGYQPPEPRDGLWAEEGGIEEDRLSSPPQGVKRPLALPHGELANKKMQVQVPESQKGLGTMDYMLDYHH, encoded by the coding sequence ATGGAGAACTTCAGGAAGGTCAAGACATCGGAGCAGGATAGCCCACTGCCCTTCCCTGACCTGCCCCCTGGCGTGGTGGAGATGAAAGTGAAGGAGGGCAGCAAGATCAGGAATTTGATGGGCTTTGCCATGGCCAGGATGGAGCTGAAGGGTACCCGGCAGATAGTCTTCAGTGGCTGTGGTCGGGCAGTCACCAAGACCATCACCTGTGTGGAGATCATGAAGAGGAAGCTGGGGGGTCTCCACCAGGTCACCAAGGTGCGTTACAAGACCCTGCTGGAGGTCTGGGAGAACAAGGACCCCCAGCCTGATGGCCAAGTGGAGAACCTCACTGTCCACAAGAATGTGCCCTCCATCTGTATCCTATTGTCCAAGGACCCCCTGGACCCCAATGAGATGGGCTACCAACCTCCGGAGCCCAGGGATGGGCTGTGGGCTGAAGAGGGGGGAATAGAGGAAGATAGACTCAGTTCACCCCCACAAggggtgaagagacctttggCACTTCCGCACGGGGAGCTGGCTAACAAGAAAATGCAGGTACAGGTACCGGAGAGTCAAAAGGGCTTGGGGACTATGGACTACATGCTGGACTATCATCACTGA